From Mustela nigripes isolate SB6536 chromosome 13, MUSNIG.SB6536, whole genome shotgun sequence, one genomic window encodes:
- the ZFP36L1 gene encoding mRNA decay activator protein ZFP36L1, with translation MTTTLVSATIFDLSEVLCKGNKMLNYSTPSAGGCLLDRKAVGTPAGGGFPRRHSVTLPSSKFHQNQLLSSLKGEPAPALSSRDSRFRDRSFSEGGERLLPTQKQPGSGQVNSSRYKTELCRPFEENGACKYGDKCQFAHGIHELRSLTRHPKYKTELCRTFHTIGFCPYGPRCHFIHNAEERRALAGARDLSADRPRLQHSFSFAGFPSAAATAAATGLLDSPTSITPPPILSADDLLGSPTLPDGTNNPFAFSSQELASLFAPSMGLPGGGSPTTFLFRPMSESPHMFDSPPSPQDSLSDQEGSQSSSSSSHSGSDSPTLDNSRRLPIFSRLSISDD, from the exons ATGACCACCACCCTCGTGTCTGCCACCATCTTCGACTTGAGCGAAGTTTTATGCAAG ggTAACAAGATGCTCAACTACAGTACTCCCAGTGCAGGGGGCTGCTTGCTGGACAGGAAGGCGGTGGGCACCCCTGCCGGTGGGGGCTTCCCCCGGAGGCACTCGGTCACTCTGCCCAGCTCCAAGTTCCACCAGAACCAGCTCCTCAGCAGTCTCAAGGGCGAGCCAGCCCCAGCTCTGAGCTCTCGGGACAGCCGTTTCCGAGACCGCTCTTTCTCAGAAGGGGGCGAGCGGCTGCTGCCCACCCAGAAGCAGCCGGGGAGCGGCCAGGTCAACTCCAGCCGCTACAAGACGGAGCTGTGCCGTCCCTTCGAGGAGAACGGCGCCTGTAAGTACGGGGACAAGTGCCAGTTCGCTCATGGCATCCACGAGCTCCGAAGTCTGACCCGTCACCCCAAGTACAAGACGGAGCTGTGCCGCACCTTCCACACCATCGGCTTTTGCCCATATGGGCCCCGCTGCCACTTCATCCACAACGCCGAGGAGCGCCGCGCCCTGGCGGGGGCCCGGGACCTCTCCGCTGACCGTCCCCGCCTCCAGCATAGCTTTAGCTTTGCTGGGTTTCCTAGTGCCGCTGCCACCGCCGCTGCCACGGGGCTGCTGGACAGCCCCAcgtccatcaccccaccccccatcctgaGCGCCGATGACCTCCTGGGCTCACCCACCCTGCCAGATGGCACCAATAACCCCTTTGCTTTCTCCAGCCAGGAGCTGGCAAGCCTCTTTGCCCCTAGCATGGGGCTGCCTGGGGGTGGCTCCCCAACCACCTTCCTCTTCCGGCCCATGTCCGAGTCCCCTCACATGTTTGACTCTCCCCCCAGCCCTCAGGATTCTCTCTCGGACCAGGAGGGCTCTCAGAGCAGCTCCAGCAGCAGCCACAGTGGCTCTGATTCCCCCACCTTGGACAACTCAAGACGCCTGCCCATTTTCAGCAGACTTTCCATCTCAGATGACTAA